One Vanessa atalanta chromosome 8, ilVanAtal1.2, whole genome shotgun sequence genomic window carries:
- the LOC125065822 gene encoding baculoviral IAP repeat-containing protein 5: MESPSLFLVEERVKTFKKWPFGDKNKCNIRNMAEAGFYSVATGDEDADAAKCFLCGKELDGWEASDDPWAEHKSHASKCAFVQLGKKEDELLLSEFLSVIKQYMINETKRIAELAKEQIDDKAKSVRRRCLGRK, from the exons ATGGAAAGTCCTTCTTTATTCCTTGTCGAGGAACGtgttaaaacattcaaaaaatgGCCTTTCGGTGATAAGAATAAATGTAACATCCGTAATATGGCTGAAGCTGGGTTTTATTCGGTGGCTACTGGCGATGAAGATGCAGACGCAGCAAAATGCTTCCTCTGTGGAAAAGAACTGGATGGTTGGGAAGCTAGCGATGATCCTTGGGCAGAGCATAAAAGCCACGCCTCTAAATGTGCATTTGTTCAACTCGGAAAAAAAGAAGATGAATTAttg cTTTCAGAGTTCCTCTCGGTCATAAAACAGTATATGATTAATGAAACTAAGCGCATAGCAGAACTAGCTAAAGAACAAATTGATGATAAAGCAAAATCGGTAAGAAGAAGATGCTTAGGAAGGAAgtga